The Urbifossiella limnaea nucleotide sequence ACGTCGGTCAGCGGCACGCCGGTCACGGCGGCCGGGCCGGCGTTGATGACGGTGACGGTGTACGTACCCGTCTCGCCGCTGCGGACCTCCGTCGGGCCGGACATGCTGACGCGCAGGTCCGCCGACGGCGCGAGCGACTCGACGCCGGAGAACGTGACCGTCTGCCGGTTGCCGAACGCCGCGGAACCCTGGAGGCCGGAGGCCGTCTTCGTCGCCGTCAGGGCCGGGGCCGTGGTGCCGGTCAGGTTTACCGTCATCGAGTCGCCACTGGCGGTGACCGGGTTGCCGGCCGCGACGGCGACGGTGTAGTTCGCGTCCGGCGTGACGGCGAACGTGTCGGCCGCGTCGCCGCCGGTGAGCGACACCGCCTCGACGCCCGACAGGGTGATGGCCGGGGCCGAGTCGCGGACGACGGTACCATTCACGGTGTACGTGTGGGCCGCGGTCGCGCCGACGTCCGTGAGCACCAGCGTGTCGGTACCGCCGGCGCCGGTGAACGTCAGCCCGTTCGGCAGGCTGCCGCCGAGTGAGTAGTTCACCGTCACGCGGTCGTCCCCGCCGCCGCCGGTGGCGGTCACCGCGCTGCCGGCCAGCGGCCCGGAGATCGTCAGGTCGAGCGCGCTCGACCCGGCCGCGCTCACGTCCACCGCGGCGCCCGTCGTTTGTAGACCGCTCGTCAGCGAGAACAGGCCGGTGCGCGGGTCTGCCGCGACTGTGCCGACGGTGACCGGTGTCGCCGTCGCGTACGCAATCGCGCCCGCGGCCGACCGCGCCGCGACGAGCCCGACCGCGTTCGGCGCGGCGTTCAAAGTCACGCCCGTCGCCGCCCGCGCGCCGAGTGCGGCGGCGGTGATCGCCCCCGCGGCGCCCTGCGTCACGGCGCCGGTCACGGAGTTCAGCCGCACCGTGCCTGTCGGCGCCGACACGGCCGTGTCGAGCGTCACCGCGTCGTCGGCGGACAGCAGCACGTCGGTCGTCTGCGCCCCGGCAATGCTGCTGCTCGCCAGCGTCAGCGAACCGTCGTCGGACACGAGCGAGACGGAGCCCGGAAAGGTGCCGCCGAACTGGCTCGCCGCCGGCAGCGACGCGTCGGTGATCGATTCGTCCTGCCGCATCACGAACGCGACCGGGGCGGCGGAGCCGGCCGCGTTCCGCAACTGCGGCGTGGCGGCGAGGAGGTTCACGGTCGCGGTCGTCAGCCCGCCCGGGCCGTTGCCCGCGCGGTACGTCTGGCTGTCGGCCCGGACCAGGGTGTTCGGGGTGGTGAACTGCACCTGCCCGGTCGCCGAGGTCCCCGCCTGCGCCGTGAACGCCGACCCCGCCGCCGACAGCGTCACGGCCCCGCCGAGCACCACGTTCCCCGCGGCCTGGATCACGACCGGGACCGCCGCCGCGCCGGTGATCGTGCCGCCGAACTGGATCGGTGCCCCCGCCGCCGCCGTGTTCGACAGCGTCACCGTCGTCACGCCCGTGCCCGGCGTCACCGTCACCGGGTCGCCGTACAACTGCGTACCGTTCGTCGTCACCGACCCGCCGAGCACGGTGGTGCCGAGCGGGTCGGTCGTCAGGCTCAGCAGCCGCGTCGTCGCCCCGGCGCCGAGGCCGAACGTGGTCGTGCCCGCCGTCGTCACGGTCAGCGCGGAGGCGCCGGCGCTCGCGCCGTTGAAGGCGGACGCGAACTTGATGTCGCCCGTGTTCGTCGATTCGAACCGCACGGCGTCGCCGTTCACGGTCACGGCGTCGTTGAACGTCTGCCCGCCGGACGTGGTGACGAGGACGAGCGGGCCGCCGGCGCCGACGGTCGTGGCCCCCGCGGCGTCGGTCGTCAGGCTCAGCAGCCGGGTGCCGCCCACGTCACCGGCGAACGAGGTCTGCCCGCCCGTGTTCACCGTGAGGGCGGTGGTGTCGGCGACGGCCCCGGACAGCGTGCTGTTGAACGCGATCGCGCCGTTGGCCGACGAGAACAGAGTCACGGCCGCCCCCGCCACGGTCACGGCGTCGCCGTAGGTCTGGTTGCCAGTCGTGGTGACGTTCCCGCCGATCTCCGTGCTGCTGCCGGCGCCGGCGTCGGTGGTCAGGAAGGCGAGCCGGGACAGGCCGCCGACCTCGGCGGCGAAGCGGGTCTGTAGCGCCGCGTTCACCACGACGCTGACCGGACTCGCGGCGGTGGCCGCCGTGTCGAGCGTGCCGAGGAACGACACGCCGCCGGCCGACGACGAGAAGATGACCGTGCTCACCGGCACGGCGGAGGTGCCTCCGACACGGACGGGGTCGTTGTAGGTCTGCGTGTCGCGGGTCGTCACGTTCGCGGCGAACAGCGTGAACCCCGCCGCGTCCGTCGTGAGCGTGGTGAGCCGAGCCGTGCCGCCGACCTGGCCGCCGAACTGCGTCGGCTTCGTCGCCGACCCCGCGTTCACCGTCAGGCTGTACGCGTCGGCCGTGGCCCCGTTCACCGTCTGCGCGAACTCGACGCCGCCGGCCGCGCCCGCGTCCAGCGTCACGCCGGTGACGGTCGGCACGAGTGGGTCGCCGACCGTCACGGGGGCACGGTACACCTGCCCGGAGTCGCCGGTCGTCGTCACGCCGGCCACCAGCGTCACGCCCGTCAGCGCGTTCTCGACGCCGAAAGACAGCGCCCGCAGGTTGACGTTCAGCGTCGCCACCCGCACCGACTCGACGCCGTTGACGGAGATGGCGCCGGCGAGGTTGATCCCCGTCCCGCTGCCGGCGTCATCGAAGGTCACGGACTGACTGCCGCCCCCGCCGCCGTCCACGACGACGAGCGCGGTCACGCCGGGGAACGCCGTCGCCGCCAGCCCGGTGCCGGCCACCGACAGGTCGGCGCCCGTGCCCGTCCCGGTGACCGTGGCGGCGTCGCCGGCGGTGCCGAGGGTGACGGTCAGGGTGCCGGCGGTGAAGTCGGTGGTGACGGTCGGGGTGACGCGGTCTTCGAGCGGTTCGACGCGGAACGGGCGGGCGAGCGGACGCGGGGGCATGGCCAAATCCTTCGGATGTCCGGCGACGGGCGCCTACCAACTGTAGCCGGTCGGGGGCGACGGGCGGGCGAAAACCGGGACGGGGTCCGGCGCCGGCGGCGGTGCGACCCGCCCGGCCGGCAGCGCCGCGCGGGTGCGTGCCGGTGGGAGCGACCGGGCCGGCCGACACCATCCCGACGGCTCGGGAGGGCGTTCGGATTGGTGGGCTGAGGTGGGGGCCGGGCCGCGGCCGGTTAGAAGCTGACGTTCAAAAAACTCATGGCCTCCACGGCCCACGGCCGCGGGCCGACGACGGGCACGCTGACGCCGGCGTTCAGGGCCGTGCGGCCGAACCGGAGCGTGAGGCCGCCGTTCACGTTCACCTGGTCGGGGAAGTACACCAGGCCGTTCGGGTCGCGCTGGTTGAACGGCGTCCGCAGGTGGACCTCGGCCCGCGGGATGACGCCGGTCAGGATGCCGGTCGGGTTCTGGTACGCGAAGTAGCCGACGCCCAGGCTCGCCCCGTACACGGTCGGGTCGCGCGAGTCGGTCGGCACGATCAGGTTCGTGATCCCCTGCACGTACCCGGCGTCAAACATCCGCACGAACCCGAGCCACGGCTGGAACAGCGTCGAGTGCGGGGCGGCCGAGCCGTCCAGGAGAATGACGTCGCCGCCTCCCCCGCCAGTCGGCGTGGTAACCACGAGGCCGGCCGACGCCAGGTTGCCGGTCTCCAGGTCGTTGTAGAAGGCGTACTTGAACAGCACGGACAGGTCGCCCACGGTCTGCGACGCGTACCCGACGGGCCCGTACTGCTGGATGTAGGGGAGTCGCATGCCGATCGAGGCGTCGCCGTCGAGGAGCGTGTACTCGAACCCGGCCATCTGCCGCTGCACGTCCGAGCCGCCGGTGTCGGGGTTCAGCGAGTAGCCGGCGTTCGAGTAGAACTGGTACCCGAAGTACAGGCGGTCGGTCGGCCGCGGCGAGTCGTTGTCGGTGATCTGGATGCCGCTGTACCGCGACGCGGCCGGCAGCAGCACCTGCGCCGTCCGCGGCACGTAGACCGTGCCCGTGGTCTGTGTCGTTGCGATCACCGGGTCGAGTACGAACACCGGGTCCTGCACCACCACCGGTGTGGTGATGACGATCGGTTGGCCGGACCCCCCGGAGCCGCCCTCCTGGGAGATGACGATCGTCCGGTTGAAGCCGATCACCCGCGGCGTGGTGCCGACCTGCCGCTGCGTCGTGCCGACGATCTGCTGCGTGAAACCGGTCGGCACCGTCACCGGGTCGTAGCCGACGACGACGGTCCGGCGGTAGAAGCCGCCGATGTTGTCGCCGTCGAAGTTCTCGTTGTACGACCGCGCCGCGAAGCCGCCGGCCTCGGTGAGGCGGCCGAACTCGGGGGGCAACAGGCGGTCGACCGGGCTCGGCGTCTTAGGGTCGGGCAGCTTGGGGTCGGGCAACTTGGGGTCGGGCTGTTTCGGCACGACCGGCGGCTGCTTCGGCTGCGCCTCCTGCTCGAACACGGAAATGAAGCTCGCCGGCAACCGGTCGAGCGGTTGCGCCTGGGCCGCGGCTGGCAGAAGCGAGAAGGCCAGCACCGCCGTCTTCATCCGCAACTGCATCGCCACCCCTCCCGGCGGGTCAATCCGGAACCGTCGCATCACCCTGCTGAATCGGCACGGACGGCCCGCTCGGTCGATCCGGCCCGGAGGGAGAATGAGCGTACTTCGCCTCGGGGGTGTTACAGGCGGTACAGCTTCACAACTACGTCGTAGGTGTGGTGATCATTGTGTCCACGAGTCCCCCCCCAGGGGGTCCGTGCACACAATGAGCTAGAAACACGAAAGAGTATCTGATCGAATCAAGGCGTCGTGCCGGAACTCGTGAGCGGGCCGCTACTTCTGAACTGTCACCGGCACGACACGGCGGATCAGCCGCGGCGGGTCGGCTTTTGCGTCCGCCGGCTCGAACAGGAACCGCGAGATCGGCTGCCGCCAGCGGTCCTCGCAGAGCGGGTTGTGGCGACTCCGTAGGACGGTCGGAGCTGGCACGTCGACGTCCGACGCGAACAGCACGAAGTAGTCCGTATTGGAATCTTCGTCGCCACTCGGGGTCACCGAAAACGGCGTACTCATCCGCGGGCCAAGGAGCGTCGCACCGGCGGTGATCGCGGTGCGCTCCAGCACCTGCACCTTCGTGTAGCCGTCGGACTGGACATGAAGCGCCAGCAACCGCAGCGGCCGTGTCGCGGTCACGCGGAGCTTGAACGGCTCGCGCGCCCTCACCTCCGCCCGCCGCGTCTGGAAGCCCTCGCCGACCACCACCTCGGCCTTGAACGCAGGGTCGTCGGCGTCGGCGCCGTACCACGACTCGGGCGGGCCGGCCGCAGGACCGCCGAAGAACCGCCCCGGCCGCGGGCCGCACGGCGGGTCGCCCGGCGTCAGCAACTCCACCAACTTCCGCACGTCGGTCGTCAGCGGCGCAGTCGGGGCGAGCGCCGCGGCGAGCCAGTCGCCGCGGATCACCGGCACCTTGCGGACACCGGTCAGGCGGGTCAGGTTCTTGCCGAGGTCGCCGGTCCACGTCGCGTCGGCGACCGGGTACTCCAGCAGGATCACGTCGAACGCCGTGAGCGCGTGGGCGTTGTTGCGCGGGCCGCCGGCCTCGACCCGGTCGAACAGCTTGCCCTTGTCCCATCCGGCGTTGCGGAGGTCGAGGCGGAAGACGGTCGCGGCGGGGTCGGCGGGCACGAGCGGCACGTCCTTGCCGCTGGCCCGCTGGAGCGCGGCACGGAGCTTTTCCTCGGCGGCGCGCAGGTCCGGCGGCGCGGCACCGTCGCGGACGAGGTGCGCGAGCGACAGGTAGCGCAACGCCGGCTTGTCGGCGTCGTCCTTCGTCCGCCAGTCGGCGAACGCCGTGTCGGCGGCGTACCGGTCGTCGAACGTGTGCGGGTAGCCGGGGGCGCCGGCCGTGACCCACGCGGTTAGCGTCTTGATTTCCTCATTCGTCGGCCGCGGCCGGCCGCCGGGCGGCATCGACCCGTCGCGGAGCAGGTCGAGCAGCAGCGACTTCGGCGGGTCGGCGGGGTTGACGAGCGGGACGGGGTAGGCGGGGGCGGTGAGTTTCGGGTGGTCGAGGACGGACACGTCGCCGCGGCGCGGCTTGTCGCCGTGGCAGGCGGCGCAGTGGCGCTTCAAGATGTCGCGGGCGCGGACGGCGAGGTCGCCGCGGTCGCGGGGCGACAGGTCGGGCGCGGCCGCGGCGGGCGCGGCGGCGACGAGAAGGACGGCGAGGGCAGTGCGCATGTCGGTGGCTCGGGGCGTCGCCGGTTGCGGCGTAGCGGGCACCACCGCTACGCCGCAACCGGCGAAAACAAGAAGCGAATTACCGGCTCACCACCGCCGCCGACGGCGGCCGGCGTGGGAACGTGATCGGCTGTTGCGCGTCGTCGCGCTGCCCGGCCGCCCGCAGCAACACCGGCAACCGGCCCGACACGTACTCCACCAACTCGTCGCCGCCTAGCGCCCCGTCGGTGTCGGCGTCGGCGCGGCGGAAGCCGGGGCCGAGCGCGTCCAGCAGCGCCGCGGTGAACACGCCGCCGCCGACGCGCGGGTGCTCGTAGGAGAGCTGCCCCTGGTCGCAACTGCACACCACGAACGGGCCGTGCCCGTCCGGCACGCAGCGGCGCACGAGGTTCGCCGCCGCCGCCTCCCCCGAGTGGCAGGCGTCCAGGAGTACCACCTGTCGGCAGTTCACCTTCGCCAGCGCGGCGAACAGCTCCTCCGCGGCCAGCCCCGTCTTCTCGGCAGCGGCCCGCGCGTAGTCCGGGCCGCACAGCATGAACCGGCCGGCCCCCGTCACCACGCCGCGCGCCCGCTCACTGCCGCCGCCGGCCTTCGCGTCGGCGCCGAGCAGGTCGCCGTGGCCGGCGAAGAACACGACCATCAGGTCGTCCGGCTTCGCCGTCGCCGCGGCCTTGTCGATGGCGGCGAGCAGCTTCGCGCGGGTGGCGTCGGCGTCGAGGCGGAGGTCGATGCGGGCCTGCTTGAAGCAGCCGCCCTCGTAGCGGCGGAAGGCGTCGGCGATGCCGCGAGCGTCCTTGTCGGCGAAGATCAAGTCGCCGAGCGCCCGCGCCCCGCCGGCCGCCTTGCGGTTCCCGGAGTAGTCGTTGATGCCGACCGACACGGCCACGAGGTCCGTCGGCGGTGCGGGCCGCGGGTTCCGCACCACGCGCGAGTCTTCGGAGCGCCCGCCGAGCGCGTTGTACGTCACCACCGCGAGCCGGTTTTCGCCCGCCCGCAGCGCCGCCAGCGGCACGGTCACCGTCTCGTCGAACACGTCTTTGCCGCCGGCCGGCCACGACTTGTAGCGGTGGTCGTTCAGCCACAACTCGACGCGCTCCGGCACCAGGTCCACGTTCGACCCGCGCCGCCGCACCACGACGCCGGCCGTGACGCCCTGCGGCCCGGCCTCCGTCTCCGTCACGCCGATCCGCACCGGGGCCGGCTCGACCTGTGTAAACGACCGCGGCACCGGGTTCTCGCCGAGGGCGAGTTTCAGCGCCCCGGCCAGGTCGCGGGCGCCGAGCAGTTTCTCGATCACGTCCGGCCGGTGGAACTGCTTCTCGAACTGTTGCAGCGGGTAGAACTCCGGCCGCACGCCGGGCGTGGGGGCGTTGACGTGCCAGCCGACGAGCCGGTCGCCGTGGGCGCTGGCGGTGTGGTAGTACGAGCCGTGCCACGACCACGCCACCCACTCGGTGAGGCGGCCGCTGTCGTGGTAGCCGGCGAACCACTTCCACACGGGGCGCTGCCGCACCGTCGTGAGCGTCTCGCGCCGCGGCTGCCCCGGCTGTTGCAGCCCCAGGAAAAGTTCCGTGCCGGACACCGGGCTCGCCAGCGCCTTCATCGCATCGTCGGCGATGCCGGCTTCCTTCCGCCCCACGCGGCGCTCGTACAGCGGCCGCCCGCCGACGGCCAGGAAGTCGAGCCGGTCGCCGACGCGCAACCCGGCCTCCCACGCGGGCGAACCCGTGTCCACGGCGGTGACTGCCGGAACGCCTTCTCGTACCGCCACGACCGCACCGAGGTTGTTCCGCGAACCCCAGTCGGTGAGGCTCCACGCGGCGACGGTGTGGTCCGCCCCGCCGGTGACGAACCACGACCCGTCCGCGGCCGCGACCACCGACAGTACCTCGCCGGCGTGGCCGGTGTACAGTCGCGCGCGGACGGCTCCTTCGGGCCGCAGTTCGAACAGCGACGCGCCGTAGTAGTGGCCGACGATCACGCGAGTCGGCTTGCCGTCGCGCGCCGGTAGGAACGTGTAACACCTCGAGGCCTGGTCGCGGTTCCAGTCGAGCGTCAGGGGGTGCTTCACGTCCGGCATTCCGGGCCGAGACAGGACTGCGTGCCACAGGAAGCTGTCGACCGTGTCGGGCTCGACACGCCAGCCGTCGGCGCCGGTCAGGACACCGACCCAGTTCGTGTCGGCCCGGGTGGGGGCCAGGCGGTCGAGGTCGAACTTGGTCCAGTCGCCGGAGCCGCGGGCGTTGGGGTCGGTCGGTCGCGGCGTGCGGGCGGTTTGCACGCCGAGCACCTTGCCGTCAGCCGAAAGGTTCACGGCCCAGTTCCGCCGCCCGGCCCCGCGGACTGTGACCGCCGGTCCGCCGATCGGGGTGAACGTCACCTCGTCGGCGTCGCCGCCGGCGATGGCGAGTCGGCCGTCGGGGTGGAAGGCGAGCGCCTCGGCCGGGCCGGTGTACGGCAGGATGGCCGGCTTCGCGTCGCCGTTCGGCGGCGGGTCGTAGAGGTGGATGTCGTCGCGCCCCTCGAGGTAGAACCGCGGCTTCCCCTCCGCCGCGGGTAGCACCTCGGCTACGCCGACGGCCAGCCTGCTGGTTTTCGCGTCCCACGCGAGGCTGCGTGGCAGGCGGGCGGCCGGCAACTGACGACGATGCTTCTGGGCGCCGTCGGCCGAGACGATCAGGACCTCGGGCATCCCCTCGGTCGCGGCGGCTAGCCACTTCCCGTCGGCGCTCCACGCCGCCCGGTAGACCGGCTGCCGCTGCCCGTCGTTGACGACGAACAGTTGCCTCGTCGTCGCTTTGCCGTCGGCCGTTTCGGAGAGCGGCCCCGCGAGGTCGGCGGCCCGCACCTCGCCGCTCTGGGCGACGGATTCGAGCGTGGCCGCGTCGGTGAAGCGGACCGCGCGTGGGATGTTCAGCTCGGTGAGGGTATCGTTAAGGAGTTTGCGTGGGTCGTGCCGGCCGGCCCACAGCGGCCGCGGCGACGGCGGGGCGTCCGGCTCGTGCTCCTTCAGCAGCGTCGGCTCCCACACCCACAGGCTGCCGTCGGCGGTGCCGAAGCCGACGCGCTTCCCGTCCGGCGCGAAGGCCACGGCCGTGACCGCGTTAAAGTTGTCGACGCCCGGCCGCGACTTCGGCCACGTCAGCCCGACCAGGTCGCCGGTCTCGCGGTCGATGACGGCGACGGTACTCGGCCGCATCCCCAGGCCGCCGACGGCGACCAGGTTGCCGTCCGGCGACACGGCGATTGCCTTGATGCCGCCGCGCTGCTCGCGCCACGCCCGCCACCGCAGCACGCGGCCTTGGGCCGGGTCGGTGTCGAGCCCCTTCGCCGTCACCGGCCAGACGCGGACGACCTTGTCGTCGCCGGCGGCGAACAGGAACTTCCCCGCCTTGTCGAAGACGAGGGCGTCGCAGGTGCCGACGCGGCCGCCGGCCTCGACGACGACCTCGGGCTCGTCGCGGCTGCGGCGGTCGGCCTGCTGGGCGGCCGCCGGTACTGCGAGGACCAGAGTGACGATCGCGGCGGCGCGAAACATGGGGGCGCCCTCGTGGTGTGGGGTCAGGGTAGGCGGCGGGTGTTAGAATGGCCCCACCCCCGCGGACGCACCGATGAACCAGCCCGACCAGACGCAGGTCAACACCGGCGACCGCCCCCCGGTCGACGCCTCCGGCACGAACGCCGAAGCGACCCGCACCGCCGGCCAGGTCGGCCCGCCGCCGCCGGTGCCTGCGACCGAAGCCGACCGCACCGACGCCGTGGTGTCGGTCGCCCAGCAGTACGAGTTGGTGCGCCAGCTCGGCCGCGGCACGTTCGGCGAGGTGTGGCTGGCCCGCAAGAACCCGAGCGGCATCGAGAAGGCTGTGAAGGTGCTGCACCAGCCGGCCGACCAGGACACGGCCAAGCGCGAGCTGAAGTCGCTGGAACTCATCAAGAACCTCCGCCACCCGTACCTGCTGGCCACCGAGGACTTCTGGGTCGGCGGGAACAAGCTGTACATCGTCACCGAACTGGCCGACGGCACGCTCCGCGGCCGGATGAAGGAGTGCATCGCCGAAGGGAGGCCGGGCATCCCGCTGGACGAGTTGTTGGTCTACCTCCACGAGTCGGCCGAGGGGCTCGACTACCTTCACCAGAAGCAGATTACCCACCGCGACGTGAAGCCGGACAACATCCTCGTGGTGAACCGGCACGCCAAGGTCGCCGACTTCGGACTGGTGCGGCACCAGGCGGCGGCGGTCGAGGCGGTCAGCTTCGCGGGCACGCCGGCGTTCATGGCCCCGGAAATCTGGCTCGGCGAGGGCGGCCCGGCCAGCGACCAGTACGCCCTCGCGGTCAGCTACGTCGAGCTGCGGCAGGGGAAGACGCCGTTCGCGTTCGCCACCGACGGCGTGATGGCGGCCCACGTCGAGGGGAAGTTCGGCTTCGACGACCTGATCCCGGAGGCCGAGCGGGCGGTGCTGCGGAAGGCGATGGCCCGCAAGCCCGAGGACCGCTACCCGACGTGCGC carries:
- a CDS encoding beta strand repeat-containing protein — translated: MPPRPLARPFRVEPLEDRVTPTVTTDFTAGTLTVTLGTAGDAATVTGTGTGADLSVAGTGLAATAFPGVTALVVVDGGGGGSQSVTFDDAGSGTGINLAGAISVNGVESVRVATLNVNLRALSFGVENALTGVTLVAGVTTTGDSGQVYRAPVTVGDPLVPTVTGVTLDAGAAGGVEFAQTVNGATADAYSLTVNAGSATKPTQFGGQVGGTARLTTLTTDAAGFTLFAANVTTRDTQTYNDPVRVGGTSAVPVSTVIFSSSAGGVSFLGTLDTAATAASPVSVVVNAALQTRFAAEVGGLSRLAFLTTDAGAGSSTEIGGNVTTTGNQTYGDAVTVAGAAVTLFSSANGAIAFNSTLSGAVADTTALTVNTGGQTSFAGDVGGTRLLSLTTDAAGATTVGAGGPLVLVTTSGGQTFNDAVTVNGDAVRFESTNTGDIKFASAFNGASAGASALTVTTAGTTTFGLGAGATTRLLSLTTDPLGTTVLGGSVTTNGTQLYGDPVTVTPGTGVTTVTLSNTAAAGAPIQFGGTITGAAAVPVVIQAAGNVVLGGAVTLSAAGSAFTAQAGTSATGQVQFTTPNTLVRADSQTYRAGNGPGGLTTATVNLLAATPQLRNAAGSAAPVAFVMRQDESITDASLPAASQFGGTFPGSVSLVSDDGSLTLASSSIAGAQTTDVLLSADDAVTLDTAVSAPTGTVRLNSVTGAVTQGAAGAITAAALGARAATGVTLNAAPNAVGLVAARSAAGAIAYATATPVTVGTVAADPRTGLFSLTSGLQTTGAAVDVSAAGSSALDLTISGPLAGSAVTATGGGGDDRVTVNYSLGGSLPNGLTFTGAGGTDTLVLTDVGATAAHTYTVNGTVVRDSAPAITLSGVEAVSLTGGDAADTFAVTPDANYTVAVAAGNPVTASGDSMTVNLTGTTAPALTATKTASGLQGSAAFGNRQTVTFSGVESLAPSADLRVSMSGPTEVRSGETGTYTVTVINAGPAAVTGVPLTDVIPAGLSATWTATATAGSSVAAAGGSGDIDTTADIAVGGTVTITLRLTVSGSARGTVTNTFTAGNAATVFELDPSNNAASTTITTGTTDIVGVGAGPGGGPVVVAYDPDGTERFRKFAFDTAYSGGVTVATGDITGDGFEDVVAGSAVGASRITAFDGRTGAELATFFAFPGFTGGVNVAVAGGKIVAGAGVGGGPVVALFTLGIGGVTEVTRFLAFGADFRGGVQVGGSENLLVVGAGPGGGPHVKVFDAATLAQRTSFFAFPVGSTDGVTVAVGGTATAPTILVGSGLGSVPVAVTFDANTLQQVGSFQAFESTFRGGVRVAAGGIVSGKQTTVVAPGGGGSSRVRILAVDNTPVRDFFAFESAFTGGVYVG
- a CDS encoding caspase family protein, translating into MFRAAAIVTLVLAVPAAAQQADRRSRDEPEVVVEAGGRVGTCDALVFDKAGKFLFAAGDDKVVRVWPVTAKGLDTDPAQGRVLRWRAWREQRGGIKAIAVSPDGNLVAVGGLGMRPSTVAVIDRETGDLVGLTWPKSRPGVDNFNAVTAVAFAPDGKRVGFGTADGSLWVWEPTLLKEHEPDAPPSPRPLWAGRHDPRKLLNDTLTELNIPRAVRFTDAATLESVAQSGEVRAADLAGPLSETADGKATTRQLFVVNDGQRQPVYRAAWSADGKWLAAATEGMPEVLIVSADGAQKHRRQLPAARLPRSLAWDAKTSRLAVGVAEVLPAAEGKPRFYLEGRDDIHLYDPPPNGDAKPAILPYTGPAEALAFHPDGRLAIAGGDADEVTFTPIGGPAVTVRGAGRRNWAVNLSADGKVLGVQTARTPRPTDPNARGSGDWTKFDLDRLAPTRADTNWVGVLTGADGWRVEPDTVDSFLWHAVLSRPGMPDVKHPLTLDWNRDQASRCYTFLPARDGKPTRVIVGHYYGASLFELRPEGAVRARLYTGHAGEVLSVVAAADGSWFVTGGADHTVAAWSLTDWGSRNNLGAVVAVREGVPAVTAVDTGSPAWEAGLRVGDRLDFLAVGGRPLYERRVGRKEAGIADDAMKALASPVSGTELFLGLQQPGQPRRETLTTVRQRPVWKWFAGYHDSGRLTEWVAWSWHGSYYHTASAHGDRLVGWHVNAPTPGVRPEFYPLQQFEKQFHRPDVIEKLLGARDLAGALKLALGENPVPRSFTQVEPAPVRIGVTETEAGPQGVTAGVVVRRRGSNVDLVPERVELWLNDHRYKSWPAGGKDVFDETVTVPLAALRAGENRLAVVTYNALGGRSEDSRVVRNPRPAPPTDLVAVSVGINDYSGNRKAAGGARALGDLIFADKDARGIADAFRRYEGGCFKQARIDLRLDADATRAKLLAAIDKAAATAKPDDLMVVFFAGHGDLLGADAKAGGGSERARGVVTGAGRFMLCGPDYARAAAEKTGLAAEELFAALAKVNCRQVVLLDACHSGEAAAANLVRRCVPDGHGPFVVCSCDQGQLSYEHPRVGGGVFTAALLDALGPGFRRADADTDGALGGDELVEYVSGRLPVLLRAAGQRDDAQQPITFPRRPPSAAVVSR